From a single Brassica napus cultivar Da-Ae chromosome C9, Da-Ae, whole genome shotgun sequence genomic region:
- the LOC125592618 gene encoding collagen alpha-1(III) chain-like codes for MHSPCEPQLLPPATSATRGQVSPGDQHDAKTVTGSCRVIPGDQRDAMTGRPRRPARAGSPPATGSCRVTPGDRLVPGQPRRPARAGSPPATGSCRVTPGDQRDAMTGRPRRPAHAFPGRPAATSLARARLAVSLPVNSLPTLLASNPIGFTDKFDDKGSSGEPVLTGYEQRE; via the coding sequence ATGCATTCTCCTTGTGAACCTCAACTTCTGCCCCCGGCGACCAGCGCGACGCGAGGACAGGTCTCCCCCGGCGACCAGCACGACGCGAAGACGGTGACCGGCTCGTGCCGGGTCATCCCCGGCGACCAGCGCGACGCAATGACAGGTCGCCCCCGGCGACCGGCTCGTGCCGGGTCACCCCCGGCGACCGGCTCGTGCCGGGTCACCCCCGGCGACCGGCTCGTGCCGGGTCAACCCCGGCGACCGGCTCGTGCCGGGTCACCCCCGGCGACCGGCTCGTGCCGGGTCACCCCCGGCGACCAGCGCGACGCAATGACAGGTCGCCCCCGGCGACCGGCTCATGCATTCCCAGGTCGCCCCGCGGCGACCAGCTTGGCGCGAGCCCGGCTCGCCGTATCACTTCCGGTCAATTCTCTTCCGACTCTCCTAGCATCGAATCCAATCGGATTTACGGATAAGTTCGACGATAAAGGATCATCCGGGGAACCGGTTCTAACCGGTTACGAGCAACGGGAATGA